The Scylla paramamosain isolate STU-SP2022 chromosome 27, ASM3559412v1, whole genome shotgun sequence genome contains the following window.
GCCAAAATCATGATGGCAACTCCAAAATCTTGGTTCAATAAAAACACTAGAACAATAACCAAAACTTTTCTCCTATCTACTCAGTAAAATGTACAAGATGACCAGGCCACCTGATCTACTGCTGATGGTTGAGGTCTTGCAGTACAGTCATGCATAACATTTTCAACAATAGACACCTAAGAAAAGTGTGAGTTGAATGTAAATATTCTGCTCTTGAATAGTCAGTATTTATGAAGTCTTATTAAGTCTTAGCTATGAACTATGACACAGCAGGAAAAAATGGTGTATTTTGATCATGACTTAGAAAACAGTAATTAACTATATGCATGTCATATATTCACCAAGGGTGTAACACTTAGCATGACTTATAATACTCCCACAATCCATATGGCTGTCACACAATAACTTCAGTCCCAGCAGAGAAATAGTCTTTCTAAAAGGGACATATTGAATAAGCTAAGTGATGGAAATGCTGATTAGACAGTGAAAGTATTCCGCTTGTTGCCAGTCTGGCAAGGGATGCCCTCCTTAGAAGTTAATGTGATTGTAGCATTCTGgtatgcagttgtgcagtagcaGTAAGCTCATTCTATTACAGCCATCAATTACAGTATCAAGCAGTACTACATTCTCTCAAAATATCTTTCCTGTCATTATTTTGctacaattttcttttatagtAAATGGGTATATCATGTTGTTCACGTTACTTACCATGTCTTTGattcttttccctttgttttaaaatttttgcTCATATTTCTCAACATTTCAGAACTACTCGTGTTTTTTCATTGAATAGTTTTAATGAATTTACAGTACAGGGGTGGTCACACCAAAAGAGCTTCCTTATCCAAACATTCTCTTCTTACTTATTTAGCCAGTTCATTATGATAACTGTCAGACACATTGGTGCCCACATGCTCATCCAGGCAGCCCAATTGGGGAAACTAGGCACTGTATAAAAATTCACTTATCACTAGAAATTTTTCATTGAACTTTCACTCATTTCTTTACAAAACGCATCATGTATTCTTATCATTTCCTAACATACCTAATGCATTATGataggtatatagataaatgtTGTTATGAAAACTTGTGGTATGGCATGAACCATTACTACAGTATATGGTTTTCCTTTGTGCTAATGAATACTGTACAGGGGGAAGAAAGAACCACCCCATCAGCTGAAGTATCAGTTGGCTACTCAGAACTGCAGTATCATAGATATAACATACTGCAGTATGTAGGAATTATTTACAATTCTAGAGGTAACAAAACATTTTAATTTAAACATTCAATAGTAGAAGGATATAATACAAATTATTTACATGTCtagtattaaaataaaaaataagttttGCTTCATAAATCATCAGTAATTGTACatttaaacaaaaataacagataaatgaaaggaaCCTACTAATTTTCAGAGAAAACATCATATTAGATTCAAGATGTAGACTTTCCATTTCTACATTCCTATCGTGTCATCTCGGCAACACATGGTGTTGAACATGAGGCACAAACTTTAAAGGAGCGGCTTACCCATGATGAAGCGTCGGTACCACAGGTAGGCTGTGGATAAGCTCAGACTGTACCTGTAAAGTAGGTGGTTACCTTGTGATAAGAATGATAAACTATTGTTATTGACATGAAATTCTTGTTCCCACAGTGACCACCATGGTGGGCGAGATGGTATATGTTCTACTTAACATCTAAATATTTCTTCTACTAATTAACATAATTTGTCATTCACTTTTCTCACTCCCATGAATATTTATCAACAGGCTAAACATCCAAATACACAGCCACCACACTCCTACTTCTTCCTTAGTTAATTGCCCATATCTAAAACCTTCTAGATGAACAGAAGCTACTTTTGGCATGAAAGATGAGTCCAAATTGTCTCCACCTGGCTCGAGAAGAGAACTTGTGATCTACCAGATGTGAGCCAAACACACTAGCCACTACATAATAATGCAAAATTATGGATAGGTATTGTCATAATATAATTCTACACCTAACAACATAATAATGACATAATAGATAATGTCCTACAATATTAACTTTCATACCAGAATAGTATAGCAGAATAGTGGTAACACTTACCATGTCAGCAAGTAAGAGAGGTGTTCATTTCTCATGGTAACCCGTGTCTGTCCACCCTGAGGGCCACCAGGGACAGTATCCACAGCATCCAGGAAGATGGGGGCTGTGTTCAGCATTTGAGACATTGTTGGCACATCtctaaaaaagaataaataaaaaaaaataatgtttacaGTGTGAATCTCTGCCATCAACTCTTTCAGAATTGGATACAAGTTTTCataattgttgttttgttacaaGCAGGGGACACTCTAATTGACTGATATCCTCCCTGCACAGGTTGAGCTGCTGTTCTAGTATGGAATTTGCCCTGGAAAAAATGTTTGCATCATAAAGGCTATTCACCTTGGAATGAGCAGCCCTTCTAACACAAAATATTTCTCAGCAGTGTATTACACCTGCATTGTGGTCAACTGGCAGCATCCAAAAGTCTAACTTGTAAACTCATGGACAATTACTTACCAAATTCTTATTAATCTAAAGATTGGATTACTGCCTGAACTATACTAGATCACCTACTTTCTTAGAGCTTCTAACTAATGTTTTTTCCCTACCTTGCTGGAAAATTTGcttgaaacaaaattaaaaaacaatgagaaaatCCTGAAATGATATACAAGAGTAAAAAGATCTCCATATGCATTATATAGACAAGACATGCACTGCAGGAATATGAATCGGTCACAGCACCTGTACAAGAAGACTGTGGCTCCCTTTTTGTTTTCTGGCATGAATGGTGCTCGCTTTTCTGTTTTGCGTACCACCACTTCCATTTCTATCTGCCCCTCCACCTGACCTTCTACTCTGGTGTCTTGATTCTTCTGCTTGCGAGGAACCCAACCTCGATTGACAAGAACAGTCAAGCTGAAAAGAATCACACTTAATTCTTATTCCTATCAATGGACTTATTACagttaaaaataagataaaaactgAATACATCTATACACATTAAtctctttttaatgttattaACTGAACATTAAGGTTTTACATTTTGCATTATAAAAATTATGATGGTAGCTTACATATTAAAATGAGCTATTATCTGCATCTCTCATGATGAGAATGTCAATACACATTggaatattaactttttttttacttttctaatttcttttagAGAAAATGTATTAGCATTTTTCCTGCTTCAAAATAAGTTTCCTCTTCATGAAAATATCCCTAACAGCATAATTTTGAgatatttattatctttatttggaaacaaaaaatCATAAAGCTAATACATATTTCATATACACAATAATTCTTATTTGAAATCATTGTTCAGTGTTAAGTCAACAGTATAAAGGATGATCTCTATCATGGCAGACTGGCTTACTAACAACTATGGCTATGATGACAGCAATTATAATATAATATGGAAATTATATGCATTTTACAAACTTTACAAAGTGAAGCAAAGCAGcagttttcatatattttgctagaaatatacaaagaaaacttCATCCCTACTCTCTGTCAGCCAGCTTGAAGGGAGTGATGACGAGAAAGCCACTCTGGCCTGATGATATGAGGCCACTTCCAGAGTGGCTCACATCCCCTTCAACCTGTCAAGGATCTCATGttacattttctcttcattcaaagaattttctttattattaactttAAACCTTCCAATCACTACATTACTTAAATGCAAGGatcatttttcacttttaattGCTTATAACTACTTGAATTGTGTGCACAAAGGAATTCCACCTCTTATATCCACTCTTTTGTGtataaaataaaacttttaGCTTACCTGGTTAAATAATTATTTTAAtagtaaagtaaaaataaaggagagggaaaatataaaacagaatATTTGGAAATTTCAGATGTTGAAAGGTATAATTTTCAAAAACTGTGCACAcctccccacacacccacatataGGCCTacaagtacagagagagagagagagagagagagagagagagagagagagagagagagagagagagagagagagagagagagagagagagagagagagagagagagagcgcattaaGAATAGTTTCctctataatatttttcttaaggTATGAAAAGCCACTCTACTTGATATTCCATAAATGTTTAAAGCTTAATACATTCACCCATATTTATGATTCCTAAGGCACAACACTGTTAGAAAAATTCAATTAGCTTACTATAAACTTACTGAAACTGCATCTAATTTATATgactatttcttcattatttttatttttggctATAAAACTTTACCAATGCCGGACGAGGGCCCAAAAGAATCTCTCTGCTGTGGTCAAAGGTTCCTATCATCTTCACTCGACGATATTCTAAATCCTCAAGTTCTTCTAAGctaaaaaaagatggaagaaaagacaatTAATATTTCATACAAAGATGATAAATTCATGACAATCATCCTGTAACTTGATTGATAAGTTTTTAGAAAGCAtatgatgataaaagaatattgtaGGCACTTTAAATTACTTCATCTATATTTGTATTCATCTTCAAACCTACTTTATgaacataaatataaagaaaacacagacaatGTTCATTAATTGCACATCACACCTATTGAATCAATAAAATTTCAATATAACATCATCATGCCTttacttcattttcatctttttaattaAACAAATGTAACAAATGCACAGTGAACACTATGAGAAGTACACAGTGCTAGCAAAAGAGATATGACAGGTGAGGATGTAATGTTTGAATACTAAAGCATGTATAAATGGAGACTATTTATCCCTCTCTTGGAAGAGGTTCTAGGTGCATTAGAGATATAGATATATTGGTGGAAATACATGCATTACTAAATTTGTTTGTCATTTGCACACTGTTAGTTACACGGTGAAATATAATATAATTAAATAACTTATAGTAAAACTTACTTAATATCCTGCTATTATTAATTGATAATCAATTCTCATAAAAGACTACATGAAACAAAATCTCTAGTTTTAGTGTAATATAATTTATATGGCAATTAAAACCAGAAAATATTATGTAAAGTAATTATTAAAATAATTGAGAACAATTAGGAACAACAATATATCACTTAagaagttgtattttttttttttttgcatatttcatACCTACTTTTCTGGAAACCGAATAGGAGGTGCTTTGGATTTTGCAGCTAATTCGTCAATAAGGTTGagcttccattttctcctctgAACTTGCCAAGTTCCAAGACAAAATGTGCCTATGGGAACTATCTGCAGATATTAAAAGAATACATCAAGAaagacatattttcttttctttaaccttCAGTTGTTTACTCATTAAGGTGTGGGACAGACCTTTTTTCATATTGGCATGGCAACAGAATCATGGGCTTACCAACAGGAACAAGCCCATGGGACCAACGGGATGACTGCCTGAGGTGGCAGCTGAGGTGGCCATCCTACGTACTGGGGCCAGGCGGGGAGTGGGAAGGCCCACCACAACACTGCCCCTCGTGAGGGGCAGTGTTGGGTGTGTTCCATGTTGGGCAATAATCAAGATCCCCTCGCCAATTTTCACTCCCTGGCGAAGGATTCGACTCATCTCTGCAAGGAAATCATGGTATAAACCTGCTCTATGACAGAATGTCCTAGTCTACGGCCTTCCCATATCTATCTCTTAGAGTTTCAGTGGCACATTCTCTTACGAAACATCAAAAATCGACGGAACCGCTATTACCTGCAAGTTGACGGCGCGAGTTTCTTTGCTTGTAAATATGTTTCGTAACACTCTCAGTCCCTTTTTTGTGGCTatgcctctcctcttctgaTACGAGTCGCACTGTCAGGTAGATTTAAGTAACGTCCACTGTATTGCCTtaccttgtcttgtcttgatgTTGTGGGGCTGTATTACTTTCCCCAGCGCTGTTGGTCCTCTTGTATAACTGCAGGTTTGTTTTGATCCAGCCTCTCTCTGATCGTACAGTGTCCGTCTTCACATTCCATTCGGCTCTTTGTCGTCTGTTTCCCTAtactgttttctccttttttctctgtaacttgTAAATCCTTTTTGATcgtctttgtgttcctttactgATGACATTTTAAGACATGTTTTCCtagaatgagtttttttttttttaattctacaATACGCATTATCACAAAGTCTCATCAacgaaataattataatattctGTGATTGCAAGAatagcatgcaaaaaaaaaaaaaaaagaaaatgtgtaaaTTACTATAACATAAAAACCGAAATGCACCAAAAGCAGCTCTGCGTGACGTGGGCGCCGCTGTTTTGCTGCCTGGCTGTCACTTCACCGCATTGAAACTCTGCTGCTTTTCTGCCTTGCCGGCGAAATGGGTAAGACcacaaattatgaaaaaaaaagattactataTGACAGATTTTGCAATAGAATATGCAATGCCAGATAACCTCGTTAAGGAAAGCTCTTTATCAAAATTCACCGGGTATCACGTTCATGTACTTCTTAGGTTACACGTTGCTTTCCCTTTGTATAGACCCCAACAGAGTGAGACCACAACTACAGCACAAAATGAATTAGTGAGGGAACTCATTACTGCTGTAGTTTGCGGCAGGACTGGGAATTCAGAACAGTGCTCTCGAGAAATGTTAGTCTTTCAGATAATGTTAATTGAATTCTTTATGATCATTGTAGCCTTGATAGATGCCGTAGGATAAACATGAATGGTCAACCCTGATAATGGTAAATAATAGGATGGCTTCTGCTCTTAACTGCTTCTATCTCGTCAGGCAACTCACATGTATCATTACCAAAATTTATTAAATCATCAAACAATTTGAGTTACATGCCGTTCAGTAATTTTTCACATAGCATGTTTAATCTAATCTTGtattacatagttttttttccccatttttacACTAATATTGCCTCttcaaaattattttctttttatttgtattcagTAATACAACACATTTGGTTATAATGCTAGTTACTCTTAAATTTAAGTCTTATTATGTCCTCTATATGTTCCTGTCCTTACTTAATGGAAATGATCATTTAACCCACACATTACCAGCATAAGAAAAAAGTATCATCcatagtttattttttatttatttatttatttatatttattttatttattttttttgcattattaatattttaccTAAATTAAGGAAGTAAACAATAATTCTGTTCTCACCTCCCTATAAAGTTGATTTGTGGGTTTTTGTCAGTCTTTGGTATGTTGTGTGCCAGAGAGTTGTCATGTAAGTAGTGCAAAGCTCCTTAGTGTTCTACAGGCAAGTACTCCCATGTCACTATGCTCCCTCCTAACCTTATTTCCTAAAACGTtcacatccctcccctcccccctgaTACACTGCTCCTCCTGCTATTGTAACAGTATTGTCTTGTAAACTTGTAACCCTGGATGTATCATCTGGccatatatatgtatgaatgccCTTTCCCATTCCATTCAGACTCACCAGACCCTCCCAGTCTCCGGATAACCATCCAGCCCTCTGCCTGCCATTGCACTGTTGTCACAGAACTCAGTAGCCTTGCTAAGTCATCTTAAGATATGGCATTACCTTTCCCATCCAGTGACACACCACTCAGCAGCAGTAAGGAATATCAAACCCAACATGACAAAAAATACCTTAAAATATGCACATAATACTTCATTGACTGGCATGAAAAGGCAAATGAGATATGCCATTGACACTCTGCACACACTCAGCTGTGAAGTTCAGTGAGGATTGCCTTTGCTTCATAGTCACTGGGTGGAAGGAGCAGGGCTTTTTCCAGAAGTTTAACTGGTTTTACTTGAAAATCCTTCATTCCTGAATTTATGTAATTTTAGACTTTGAAAAAACTGTATgattgtttatttcttatttattttctttcagatGCAAAACTTTATTGTTGATGTGGGATATTTAATGCATATTTGCTACATAATCTTACCCAAATTGATATTTTCAGGTGTTAATATAAGAGATTCTGAATACCGTAAGTACAGCTGAGAGTTAGCAAGGCATTTGCTTGAGTCACAGGATTGCTGAATGGCAgtgcattttctctcttttctacacCAGGCTAAGTATTTCATTTTGTTAGACATTCAGTGAATACTAGACAAACTGTGATTCTCTTGTATTACTGTACTCTGATTAGTCACAACTACTTTGCAGTCTGAAGTggatttttcttttgattttcttcTGTAGCTCCTGATTTTTACATTTGTGCACAACTCACCAGTCCTGGAAAACAAATTGCCACCATATTCAGTGTGATGCAGACTAACATCTAGAAATGTAAGGTAGCTGGCAGTATTCTGAGTGAggaatttatttaatttaacagTTAGATTTGTTTAAGGTGGATGTTATGTTTTTTGCTTTCCTGTTTGCTGACACATTGCACTTTTATATCATCAcgtatacacttttttttattattatttgctgtGAGACAGTTTACCAGGGTTTCTGGGAATATTGTTAAGTAAGCCTCTGGTTACACCTGACATCCATTTTATCATTAAAAACTGTGCAGTCTCTGTATATTTTGTAGTTATGCAGTGGAACTCTAATATTTATACTTAAAGTAATTCTACAGGTATTGTTTTAATTGAAAATGGAATAAGATTTAAATGTACACCTGCAATCACTACAGAAATTATGGATGTGAATTTGCTCATGTTTGTAAATCAACATCCAAGAATATAAAACTGTGATACAGCCAGGTATCTCATGTCAAGCAGTTTGTTCATTATGAAGACTATGGGTCATGCTTTTGCACATGTAGTCATTCAGTGTGCATATGTTTGTATCATGTGATGGTAGGTTTCAACTTAGAGGAATAAGATGATTATtagacttggtaccacagactATAGCTTGTCAATTGAAGTGAGTAGGTGTTAAAGTATTTAAAATTACTGTGATGAGAGCAAATAAGGTTTACAATTGTAATATATGGCATGAGATCCTTATAATAGCTAATACTTGATTATGCCATAGTAATGTTATTGCGGTTAAGAAAATATCTAGTTTGTATCTAAGGACCTACAACTTTTAATTAATCTGTGTACTGTATCCACTATTCAGTATCAAGAAAAAGGTAGGACTTGGATAGAGGGGGCATTGTTATTGTGAGTAGGAGTTCAGTAACTTGTTTCTTTAACTGGAGAATTGATATTGTGTATAATTTTCTAACAGAATATGGCTTTGCCACCTCTACCAAAACAAGTTCTCTATGTGTAAGTACAGATTATGATTAGCTGATCATTGCTTCATTCAGGATGGTGTTAGTGTCAAAACACCCTCAATATATCGTAGAGGAGGCAAAATAATTATTCAGAAGGAGAGTAACATGAGCTTGAAACCATTTTTTTGTGCCAGCCATGCTATTCCTGAGTGATCACACAGCTGAGCTTAAATGCTGTTGAACTTTGCTTTGTGCTATCCACCACTTATCCAGCAGATGTCCAAGATTGTTGATGGAAGAAGTCAGCGTTGCACTCATGGCTTCACATCTCTTTTTGAGACATGAGAAAGTCAAGAATGAGCGGAGTCTGGTGTATCATCATCTTTACATGAGAGGATCATTAAGATGGTCTGACAAAGCATAATGCAGATGATAATCATTTCATATCCACAGGGCAACATCTAAGAGAATAGGATTTGTCACAACTATCCAATAATAAATATTCCTTATAATTAAAAAGATATGTATTGTTCAAATTTGTTTTGCCACATCACAAGATATGTTATATTTTACTGCTATTAATCCAGAGGTAATCTAAAGCAATTTTGACTTCTTCGTCCCCTAATGATGGCATATCTACTTTCATCTGTTTCATAGATCTAGTTTCACATGAGtcagtataatatatatatatatatatatatatatatatatatatatatatatatatatatatatatatatatatatatatatatatatatatatatatatatatatatatatatatatatatatatatatatatatatatatatatatatatataagaaatgcaCCTTTAGGTAATTACAAGATTTTAGTTTACTATTCATAGTTGATTTCTGCTGTTATTGATATACTTATCCTTTTCAAAATATTTGCATACATGTCACTGGCAAGCCTGTTGATGTGAACAGAGACTTGAGCTGAATGTGGAACTAGTGAAGTGCAAAGTAGAACAAAAGTTCTCATGTCTAAAATTGTGTTTTGCCTTTACTTATCAAATCACTGTAGAATTAACAATATATATGCTTTCATTTTACTTAATTGTCCCTGTCTTACATTATTTATGAATAACTGACAGAGAATAATTGACAGCACATATTGGTACACAATTGACTTTGATGCACTGTTGATAGTGCACTTATAATACAGGATAATTGTGTGTTGGAATGCCAGTAGTCTGTCTCTTGGTAATTAGTTGAATTATTTTCTAACATACAcacagcaatatatatatatatatatatatatatatatatatatatatatatatatatatatatatatatatatatatatatatatatatatatatatatatatatatatatatatattgtagatacacagatagactaTTGAAATATATTGATTTTATTATCAGTCTTAGAAATagttgttcatatatatatatggtaattaCTTGTTTGTTAGTCTGATTTGTTTAATGTGTTGGCAGGTGTGAGCACTGCAGCCTCCTTTGGTCTGTCCATTCTGTGCTGTTTGCTGGTGTTCTCAGCACTGCAGATGTACAAGAATCCACTGGGGTCCACAAGACTCATGACTCTAATTGCAGGATATGTTGCATCATGgctcttcattttcatgttaactgtaTCCTTTTAACTGCAAACTTCTTAGCTTTAAGCACTGTTAAAGATCAATGATAAGGAAGGTTACAGACTATTCTGAATTCAAACATTCATCTAATCTTTATATTAGAAATTTTGTTGACAGTAATCTATGGCATATTCACTTAAATATGCTTTCTGAACTGCTGATCTAGTATTATGTTTCCCACTAAAAGTCATCAGTAAAGAGAGTACATTCATATCAacacatataaataaattatatatatatatatatatatatatatatatatatatatatatatatatatatatatatatatatatatatatatatatataatttatttatttacacacacacacacacacacacacacacacacacacacacacacacacacacacacacacacacacacacacacacacacactgtctgtgtgtgtgtgtcttagtaATTGTCCATTAGTAAAGAGTGTTTATTAGTATAACTTAGTTGGCTTTTATTTGTactgtcttattttcttaactCTAAAGCAGGCTGTGAGCAATCTGGAAAACATCATGTTTGGCAAAGGTTTCCAAGCCCGTGTAATCCCAGAGGTGGTGCTGTGCATGGTCCTGGCATGTTCAGCAGCAGGCATGGTGCATAGAGTGTCTGTCACTGTGTGGTGAGTGGCCTATAGATGTTCTTCTAAACTTGTAATATAGTTATTCAGTTATGCTCATTTAGATTGTTGGTTTTCATATTTAAAAAAGGTTTTGATtcacatatatgtatgtacacatGACTCCCTATttgatgaagcagccttcctaCCCATATTTTTACCCAAAGTGGTATGTCAACTCAAGGGAATTTACTAGGTAAATATCGATGACCAGAAGTTGTGACATGTAAATTAACacttttttattgctatttggTACAATTTTCCTTAATTATCATTCACTTTGAGACTTCATATGTTCCATAGCCACCTCCAGTCTTTAAACTGGATAGAAATTGAAAAATCTAGACAGGGAAGCAtggggagagggacaggaaaggggatttggagggggaaaggaagaaggcaggCCTAAGATTCATGTCAAAGGCAGCTCAAGCTAATGATAGATGTCGCtttttgttagaaatatagaTAAGAAAGCTGTTTGATCAAGTAGGAAGCCATCTATACATAAAAGCATGAATTTCATGAGGACTGTATCCATTGCAATTTTCATTATTAACATTCAGAAAAGTCTGTTTTATAGTATCTATATTATCAAGCCTTCTATTTTTAGTCATATCCATAAACATTTTATCATAGCAATACACATCCAGTTTGGAGACTTGCAGTTTTTATCTTCATCACCACTagcatttcctcctttgttaTTAAAGATTCA
Protein-coding sequences here:
- the LOC135114032 gene encoding keratinocyte-associated protein 2-like isoform X1, with amino-acid sequence MALPFPSSDTPLSSSVSTAASFGLSILCCLLVFSALQMYKNPLGSTRLMTLIAGYVASWLFIFMLTAVSNLENIMFGKGFQARVIPEVVLCMVLACSAAGMVHRVSVTVCLLCSMVGLYYINKMGQSSTTPAAPSVSGSKKKK
- the LOC135114031 gene encoding surfeit locus protein 1-like isoform X2; its protein translation is MSRILRQGVKIGEGILIIAQHGTHPTLPLTRGSVVVGLPTPRLAPVRRMATSAATSGSHPVGPMGLFLLIVPIGTFCLGTWQVQRRKWKLNLIDELAAKSKAPPIRFPENLEELEDLEYRRVKMIGTFDHSREILLGPRPALVEGDVSHSGSGLISSGQSGFLVITPFKLADRDLTVLVNRGWVPRKQKNQDTRVEGQVEGQIEMEVVVRKTEKRAPFMPENKKGATVFLYRDVPTMSQMLNTAPIFLDAVDTVPGGPQGGQTRVTMRNEHLSYLLTWYSLSLSTAYLWYRRFIMGKPLL
- the LOC135114032 gene encoding keratinocyte-associated protein 2-like isoform X3 — translated: MGVSTAASFGLSILCCLLVFSALQMYKNPLGSTRLMTLIAGYVASWLFIFMLTAVSNLENIMFGKGFQARVIPEVVLCMVLACSAAGMVHRVSVTVCLLCSMVGLYYINKMGQSSTTPAAPSVSGSKKKK
- the LOC135114032 gene encoding keratinocyte-associated protein 2-like isoform X2, giving the protein MGVNIRDSEYRVSTAASFGLSILCCLLVFSALQMYKNPLGSTRLMTLIAGYVASWLFIFMLTAVSNLENIMFGKGFQARVIPEVVLCMVLACSAAGMVHRVSVTVCLLCSMVGLYYINKMGQSSTTPAAPSVSGSKKKK
- the LOC135114031 gene encoding surfeit locus protein 1-like isoform X1; the protein is MSRILRQGVKIGEGILIIAQHGTHPTLPLTRGSVVVGLPTPRLAPVRRMATSAATSGSHPVGPMGLFLLIVPIGTFCLGTWQVQRRKWKLNLIDELAAKSKAPPIRFPENLEELEDLEYRRVKMIGTFDHSREILLGPRPALVEGDVSHSGSGLISSGQSGFLVITPFKLADRDLTVLVNRGWVPRKQKNQDTRVEGQVEGQIEMEVVVRKTEKRAPFMPENKKGATVFLYRDVPTMSQMLNTAPIFLDAVDTVPGGPQGGQTRVTMRNEHLSYLLTWYSLSLSTAYLWYRRFIMGFQGVGGIESQAAGE